From Quercus lobata isolate SW786 chromosome 1, ValleyOak3.0 Primary Assembly, whole genome shotgun sequence, one genomic window encodes:
- the LOC115981538 gene encoding protein LATERAL ROOT PRIMORDIUM 1 yields the protein MWSSGSNTTRPLNYGLGTPTQTDMPMVGLRDVFVVATPASSFHHNLNHHHHHHHHHDQSNMLSDPHSQFNSSNPATALGVGVGVGVIPLLTATPCASQNLALDDDTSNMFSNRNRSGGGIGGGGIQFWQNQQQQQQQHAHYFKKTGMLEHGGGGNLMQSGGGIGASNTTSSSTTTCQDCGNQAKKDCTHRRCRTCCKSRGFDCATHVKSTWVPAARRRERQLMAGATGVAAGSSGSTSGAKKPRLIASQTTTTSHTSTSNTTPPRSFDTSSSHQDVSFKEALPGQVRAQAVFKCVRVTAVEDGEDEFAYQATVKIGGHVFKGFLYDQGVENNSNREGYPNISELHLGGGGGNSNGGNGGRNGASSSSPMLDPTDVYAASGGGGLLGGSSYGNPIN from the exons ATGTGGTCTTCTGGCTCCAACACCACTAGGCCTCTCAACTATGGCCTTGGCACTCCAACCCAAACTGATATGCCTATGGTTGGTCTGCGTGATGTCTTTGTTGTGGCCACTCCAGCCTCTTCTTTTCACCACAATCTtaatcatcaccatcatcaccaccaccaccatgacCAAAGCAACATGCTCTCTGATCCTCACTCTCAATTCAACTCTTCAAACCCCGCTACTGCacttggtgttggtgttggcgTTGGCGTTATTCCTTTACTCACTGCCACTCCTTGTGCTTCTCAAAATCTAGCTCTTGATGATGATACAAGTAATATGTTTAGTAATAGGAATAGGAGTGGTGGTGgtattggtggtggtggaatTCAGTTTTGGCAAAatcagcagcagcaacaacaacaacatgcGCATTATTTTAAGAAGACAGGGATGCTTGAACATGGTGGAGGTGGGAATTTAATGCAAAGTGGTGGTGGGATTGGAGCGTCGAATACAACATCTTCTTCTACAACTACGTGTCAAGACTGTGGGAACCAGGCTAAGAAAGATTGTACTCATAGAAGGTGCAGGACTTGTTGTAAAAGTCGCGGTTTTGATTGTGCTACACACGTGAAAAGCACGTGGGTACCAGCGGCTCGGAGAAGGGAACGCCAACTCATGGCTGGGGCTACTGGTGTAGCCGCTGGCTCATCTGGGTCTACCTCTGGTGCTAAGAAACCTAGACTTATTGCCTCGCAAACCACAACAACTTCTCATACTTCAACTTCTAATACCACTCCACCACGAAGCTTTGATACCAGTTCTAGTCACCAAG ATGTGAGTTTTAAGGAGGCATTGCCTGGACAAGTACGTGCACAAGCGGTATTCAAGTGTGTGCGAGTGACAGCAGTGGAAGATGGAGAGGATGAGTTTGCGTATCAAGCAACTGTGAAGATTGGTGGCCATGTTTTCAAAGGGTTTCTATATGATCAAGGGGTTGAGAATAATAGTAATAGAGAAGGGTATCCTAATATTTCTGAATTGCATttaggtggtggtggtggtaatAGTAATGGTGGTAATGGAGGTAGAAACGGGGCTTCCTCATCATCCCCAATGCTCGATCCCACCGATGTTTATGCAGCCTCAGGCGGAGGAGGATTGCTTGGAGGATCAAGCTATGGTAATCCAATAAATTGA